The genomic stretch TGGCAAAGTAGTACCAAAGGTTGAATGGAAAGCGATTGCTGAGGTGACAGGACAGATCGTGTACCGTCATCCTGATCTAGAAAAGGGACAAATTATTGCAGCGGGTACTGAGGTATTAAAGATCGATCCTTTGGATTACGAACTGAAGTTGGTGCAAGCGGAAGCGGATCTTAAATCAAGCCAGACCTCACTTGCTAAGTTGAATCAAGAAGAAGACAACCTACAACAAACATTAAAGATCGAAAAAAATCGGCTAGTAATCAGTAATAAAGAGCTTCAACGTAAACAGGATCTTCGCAAGAAAGGACTTACCTCTCAGTCAGATGTCGATCTACAACAACAAAGTGCACTCTCTCAACAGAAGTTGGTGTTAGACATACAGAATCAAATCGCTTTGATGCCAGATGAAAAGCGCGTCGCGGAAGCGGTGATTAAGGTCAATGTTTCTAAGGTCAAAGAGGCGCAACGTTCTTTGGATAAAACGACCATTATCTTGCCTAGAGCAATGCGAATCGCTCAGGTAGATATTGAACAAAACCAAGTGGTTAATCTTCAACAAGAGATGTTTGTTGCTCATGGGATTAACGTTATGGAAGTTGAGGCGCAACTCTCTATTCACGATATGCAAACTTTAGCCTCAAGCTTTACTCAATTCCCTCGTGATGCTGCCGGCATACCTAACCCTTACCAAGCGCCGATTAAAGCGACGATCCAGATGAACAGTGGCAGTTTGAATCTGAGTTGGCCTGCGAAAGTCGCAAGAATCAGTGAAACCGTTGATGAAAACCAAGCCACGGCAGGGATCATTCTTGAAATCAATCAAGATTATTCAGCCTTACAGCCAAGCAGTGCCACTCCCTTGGTGAATGGTATGTTCGTCAAAGCGGAGATTGAAGGCTTGGCGAACCTGAGTTGGGTTGTGCCTGAGCGCGCCCTGCATGGCGATAAGATTTATCTGATGGATGACAGCCAGCGCTTGCAAGTGGTTAATGTTGAAGTGCTTTATCGCCGAGACAACCAAGTGGTGGTTAACGGTGAACTGCAAGCTGGAGACAAGCTGATTCTTAACGATGTTTTGCCTGCTATTGAAGGCATGTTATTGAAAGAATCTGCTTCAAATGATGATGGCCTTTCCGTTGATACTGAGGAGAGCGCCTCATGATCAAGTTTTTCTCTAGGCACCCAACCGCAGCTAACCTGCTGATGCTCGGGTTGTTGATCATGGGCTTGGCCTCTTTATCCACCATCAAGCGTGAAACCTTTCCAGCCTACGATCCACCTTATATTATGGCGGCGATTGTCTACCCGGGCGCTTCACCACAAGAGGTGGAAGAGAGCTTGTGTGTGCGAATGGAAGATGCAGTCGATGGTTTAGCTAACATTGAAGAAACTCAATGTGAGGCGATAGAAGGTAGTGCTCGACTTATCCTTAAGTTGAATGAGAAAGCAGATATCGGTCGAATGCTGGTGGACGTGCAAACTCAGATCAACTCGATCAATGATTTCCCTACAGAAATTGAATCACCAGTCGTACAAGAGTTGGATTGGAACGAACCGGTTGTTGATATTGCGATTACCGCAGAAACTTCATGGCCAGAACTTAAGGCATACGCGGAAGATCTCAAGCGCACCATGAAGCTCGATTACGACGTTTCATTGGTTGAGGTCAGCGGCTTCTCCGATCATCAATATCGAGTTGAATTGGATACCCAAGCGATCCGCCAGCTCGGTCTGAGTGTCGGAGATATTGCCGATCAAATTGGCCGTCAAAACGTAAAACTGCCGAGTGGTAACGTAGAAACGCCGGACAAAAACTTCTTAATTCGTTTTGATGAAAGACGCATTACGCCCGTCGAGCTCGAAAGTATTGTGGTCGGATCGGCGCCTAATGGTTCTGTGATCCGTTTACGAGATATTGCGAAGGTGACCGATCGCTTTGAACTTGATGAACAGAAAGTCCTGTTTGATGGTAAGCCATCGGCACTACTGAAGATCAGCAAGAACAAAGAAGATGATGCGCTACGAATCAAAGAGAACGTGACTCGATTCGTAGAAGATCAAAGTGCGATTGCACCTGATGGCGTGACACTGCAAATGACCAACGATCTCTCCTCTGTTTTGTGGGATCGCTTGACCATGATGGTGCGCAATGGCTGGCAAGGTATTGTGTTGGTGTTCGCAACCATGTGGCTGTTCTTCAGCTTACGCTATTCGTTTTGGGTGGCGGCTGGCCTGCCAGTAGCCTTCCTTGGTGGTTTGTTTTTGATGGCGAACCTAGGTTTGTCGATCAACATCATGTCTCTGGTCGGCTTGTTGATGGCGATCGGTATCATGATGGATGACGCGATAGTGATCGCTGAATCGATAGCCTCCCATCTGGATCGGGGGCAAAACGTTGATGATGCGGTGTACAACGGTGTTAAGAAGGTGCTCCCCGGAGTCTTGTCTTCTTTCCTAACCACGGTGTGTATCTTTGGTAGCTTACTGTTCCTTGATGGTGAAATGGGGGCGGTGCTTAAAGCGGTACCTCAAGTGTTAATATTGGTGCTCTCTCTGAGCTTGATTGAAGCCTTCTTGATTCTGCCAAATCACTTATCTCATTCATTACACAAAGAAAAAAATGACAAGCCAGCGCTGCGCTTCAAAGTCGTGCTGCTAGAGAAGTTTGAGAACTTCCGTAATACCACCTTGATGAGCATGGTCGAGAAGGTGGTGACCTTCCGCTACGCCTTTATGGGTGGAGTGATCACCTTGTTGCTTCTATCTATCTCGTTGATTGCTGGTGGTGTTGTCAAATTCCAACCGTTCCCTGAGTTGGATGGCGATATTGCCGAGGCGCGTATCATTCTTCCTCCGGGGGCGTCACTGTCTCAAACCGAGCGAGTGGTCAATAAGATCGTCGCATCTGCCGAGCGTTTGAATGCGCAGTGGAGCGAAGAGGTTGAAGAAGGCAACACCTTGGTTGAGCACATTACTAGCCAGTTTAATGCCAACGCAGATGCCAACGAATCTGGCCCGCATTTAGCTACTGTGCGCTTAGACTTACGTGGAGCAGAGAGCCGTAATACGGTTATTGATGACTTTATTGATGCATGGCGAGAAGACATCGGTGACTTGGCTGATCCTATCTCGCTAGTTTTCAAGCAACCGACCATGGGGCCGGGCGGTCGTGCGATTGAGATTCGTGCTAAACATGATGACTTAAGTGCATTGAAATCGGCGTCTTTGGATATTCAGGAATACCTTAATCAGTTCGATGGCGTGCACGGTGTGCTTGATGACATGCGCATGGGTAAAGAAGAGATCTTGGTGAAGCTGCGTCCAGGCGCTGAAACCTACAACGTGAATGGGCAGATGATCGCTTCCCAATTACGTGCGGCTTTCTTTGGTCAGACAGCGGATGAGATTCAAATTGGTGTTGAGAATATCTCGATTGAGGTTCGTCTTGATAAAGAACAAGCGGGTGATTTACAGCAACTGGCTAATTTCCCGATCATTACCGCAGATGGCAGTCAGATTCCATTAGCTACCCTGGCAACGTTAGATTTTCAACGTAACTACGTGCGAATCCAACGTATCGATGGCCTGAGAACCATCAGTATCTTTGGTGACATAGATAATAAGAAGGCGAGCTCTTCCGCGATTTTAGCTCAGTTCCAAAAAGAAGAAGCAGCTAAGCTGATTCAAAAATACCCGGGCTTACGTTTTGATTTTGAAGGCGAAGCCAAAGATGCCGCTAAGACCGGAGCCTCGATGGGCAAAGGTTTCTTATTGGGCTTATTCGGTGTGTTTGCGATTCTTAGTTATCAATTCCGAAGCTACTTGGAGCCTGTGGTCGTGATGTTGGCGATTCCATTGGCGTTCATTGGTGTCGTTGTTGGTCACTGGTTGTTAGGTCACGCACTGAGTATGCCAAGCATGATGGGCTTTGTGTCGCTCGCTGGGATCGTGGTCAATGATTCGATCTTGTTGGTGCAATACATACGTCACCATGTCGATGAAGGGGATAGCGTGCATGATTCAGTTGTTAAAGCCAGTCGCGAGCGTTTCCGCGCGGTATTTTTAACCTCTATGACCACCGCTGCCGGCTTGCTACCGCTATTAACGGAAACCAGCTTACAGGCTCAGGTTATTCAGCCTCTGGTGATATCTATTGTGTTCGGAATATTTGCCTCAACCTTGTTGGTGTTGTTTATGATCCCTGCGGCCTACGCGATCTTGGCTGACTTTGGTTTAGTGAAAAAGCACGAGCCTCTTTCGCTATAGAGTTTTGAGGCAAGAAAAGAAGTAATAAACAATAAAGCGGCCTAGTGTCGCTTTATTTTTATAGGGTGTTTTTGTTATCACCTTGGGCTGAGCGGCTTCACTGCGCATCCCAAGGAAATTTCATTTTAGTTCATTCAAAACGTCACTTAACTGTCATTTGTTGGGCATAACTTGACCCTTAACTGAATAAGGATTGTTAAGGAGATCGTATGCGTACTATCGAACCTATTGTCCGCTGGGATGTGGCATTTTCTGTTTTCTGTTTAAAAAACCGTTATAGCGGGCAACATGCAACACTCAGTAAAGCGGTGTCTCATACTGGAGATGGACACCTTTACGTGTTAATTGCATTGATTGCTTTGTTGGCTGATAGCAGTACTGGCCGAGACTTTCTATTGGTCGGTTTAACCGCCTTTGCTATCGAGCTGCCTATCTACTGGTTCGCGAAAAATACCCTTAAACGCCGCAGACCGGCAGAGTTCTCTTCACTGCTTTATTCCCACATTGTGCCATCCGATAAATACAGTTTGCCATCTGGGCACTCCGCGGCGGCTTTTGTTATGGCGACTCTCATCGGACATTTCTATCCGAGCTTATATCTCTTTAGTTTGTTTTGGGCGATAGCGATCGCTGGCTCCCGAATCTTACTTGGTGTTCACTTTTTAACAGACGTACTGATAGGTGCCGCTTTGGGCATTGCTTGTACGAGCCTAGCTATCAGTTTCATTCTGTAATCATTTTGTTGGCAACCTCTGCCGCGTTCAAGTGGCAACTCCAAAGGAAAAAGCATGAAAATCTTATATGGCGTACAGGGTACTGGAAATGGTCACATCGCGCGTGCGAGAGCCATGGCCGTCGCCTTTCGTCAGCAAAACATCGATGTCGACTTTCTATTTTCAGGAAGAGATGAGAGCAAGTATTTCTCAATGGAAGAATTTGGAAACTATCAAACCCGCAGTGGCTTAACGTTTTACAGTGAGCAGGGGCAGGTGAAATACGGCAAGACATTCATCAAGAACAACATCTGGCGATTTCTGAGTGAGATTAACCAGATCGATCTGACACCGTATGATTTAGTGCTTAACGACTTTGAACCCGTGACCGCTTGGGCAGCTAAAAGACAGGGCGTACCTTGCATAGGTATAAGCCACCAAAATGCATTCCGTTATGATGTGCCTAAAGAAGGCGGCAACTGGATTGAGCATTCTGTGATTCAACACTTTGCCCCAACCGAGCACTCAATTGGGCTGCACTGGTATCACTTTGAACAGCCAATATTGCCACCGATCGTTCACACACTCACTGGCGAACAACAAACCAAAGCGCCGCAAGATTTCACTTTGGTCTATCTGCCGTTTGAGGATCTAGAGGCGATTTCAGAGCTGTTGATGAAGTTCATTTCTCATAACTTTGTCTGCTATCACCCGAATGTGATTGAGCAAAGCCGAGTCGAAAATATTGAGTTCAAACCGCTCAGTCATGCAGGCTTCCAATTCGACCTCAGCCAGTGCTCAGGTGTGGTGGCAAATGGCGGATTTGAATTACCCTCTGAAGCTCTAACGTTGGGTAAGAAGTTGCTGCTTAAACCGCTTGATGGGCAGTTTGAACAACAGAGCAATGTGGCGACGCTAGAGGCGCTTGGATTGGCTCAAACAATGAGCTTTTTAGACCCTGCTATCTTGCGTGGTTGGCTCAACGAAAAACAAGCGGAAGTGGTCACTTATCCAGACGTCGCGAGCGCACTTGTTGAGTGGGTATTGGCAGGAAATTGGTCCAACCAAGATGACTTAAGAAAGCAACTTTGGGACAAGGTAGACTTTCCTAGTTATGCATCGCTTACCTAACTCATAAGTGTTATTTCTGAATCGACCAGTCGAACAATTCACGCGTTCAATAAATTGTAACAAATGTAACCAAACGATAGAACAGCTAAATAAGTCGAAATGAAACTCATAAGTGACGCATTTTATGTTTTTTTATAACTCTATAAATTACTGATTTTTAGGTGTTAATTAATCATTAAGGTAAAATAAAATTATTCTTTATCAATCTTGTTGGTAGCTCGAGATGTATTGGTTAATAGTAATGGTAATCCGAAAAACATCGGTCTGATAAATATAAGAATTAGTGGTTATCTATTCCCATACCATTACCAATTTAACGCTGTCGAACCGACAAGAGGCAACTTGAATGTTAGAGAAAAAAGACGCAATGAGTGCAATTGCAAGCTACAGAATGGAAAGCACACTTCGTGGAGTCGACTTAAACTTATTGACTGTATTTGATGCAGTTATGCAAGAGCAAAACATTACACGTGCAGCTCACAATCTGGGTATGTCTCAGCCTGCTGTAAGTAACGCTGTTGCTCGTCTAAAAGTGATGTTCAACGACGAACTATTCATGCGTCAAGGTCGTGGTATTCAACCGACTCAACGTGCTCGTCAGTTGTTTGGCCCAATCCGCCAAGCGCTACAGTTAGTACGCAACGAACTACCAAGTTCTGTGTTCTCTCCAGAGTCGTCTTCTCGCCTGTTCAAACTTGCGATTTGCAGCCCTTGTGACATGCGTTTTGCACCTAAGATTATGTCGACAATTAACGAGCAAGCACCAAGTGTTAAATTGCACATGGATGCTGAGTTCGATCGTCAGCTTTCTGAGCGTATGCGCTACCAAGAAATCGACTTCGTGATCGATTACGCTCGCTTTGATGAGCAAGGTTTCTCAAGCACTGAAATCTTCCAAGATGAGTTGGTTGTTGTTGCTTCTGCTTCTCACCCACGCATTAACGGTGAAGTAACAGCGGCAGAGTTGCTTAACGAAAAGCACGCGAAACTGTCTCGCATTCACGGTCAACGTAGTTTCTCTGAGCAAGCTTACCGTGACTTAGATTGCATGCCTTTCTACGAAGGTACGAGCCTAAGTAACGTTCTTTACGTTGTAGGTCAGTCTGAGCTAGTAACGATTGCTCCTCGTTGGATGGTAGAGCATGCAGCAAACAAAGAGCAGCTTCAGATCCTAGACTTCCCATTTGATAATGCGGCAATTTCAGGCTTCCTAAGCTGGCACGAATCAAGTGAAAAGGACAAAGGACACATTTGGTTACGAGATCAGTTAATGATGATCTGTGGCGAAGTAGTGGCACTTAACTAGACACTAATCCCTATGTTTTATAAGCCCTAAGCTAGGAGTCTGGCTTGGGGCTTTTTTGTACCTGCTATTTTTGTTGATAGAAAACTTAGCGTGAGACGTACTATTACTTATAACTTTGAGCTTCATCAGTTGCCTTTTCCATGATCAGAGGTACACTTGTGCGCTCAAAAAAGCTTACAGGTGTAAGCCAAAGGTAAAGAGATGGCCAATTTAGATTTTCATATCGTAAAAAGACTTCGTGACCAAATTGCCCAAGGCGGCAACCGTACAGCTTTGAAGCACAAAGTAGACAATGTATGGCAAGGTATTAGCTGGGAGCAGTTTGGACAACAAATCGATACGCTTTCATTAGCACTATTGGCTCAGGGACTGAGAGTTCAAGATAAGATCGGTATCTATTCAAACAATATGCCTCAATGGACAGTGGCAGATTTTGCATCTTTACAAGCTCGCCTTGTGACTGTGCCGATTTATCCAACCAACACAGCAGCGCAGTCGTCTTACATCATCCAGAATGCGGATGTGAAGATCTTATTTGTTGGTGAGCAAGTTCAATTTGACGCGGCGGTGAGCCTATTTGAAGAGTGTGAGCAGCTAGAAGTGGTTGTTGCGATGTCTGATGATATCGATCTTCAAGGCCATAGCTTCGCGGTATCTTGGGCTGATTTCATGGCGCGCGGTGTTGAGGCTCAGCAAGCTGAACTTGAGACTCGCCTTGCCGATGCAAGCATGGACGACTTGCTGACTCTTATCTATACCTCTGGTACAACTGGCCAGCCGAAAGGCGTAATGCTTGATTACACCAATATTGGCTACCAACTAGAAGGCCACGATGAGCGTCTAAGCTTAAGCAAAGACGATGTCTCATTGTGTTTCTTACCTCTATCTCACGTATTTGAGCGAGCGTGGACTTTCTACGTTCTCTATAAAGGCGCAACCAACTGTTACCTGCAAGATACGATGCAGGTACGTGACGCGCTGAGCGACGTGAAGCCAACCGTAATGTGTGCGGTTCCGCGTTTCTACGAGAAGATCTTCTCTGCGATTCACGAGAAAGTATCGAAAGCGCCGTTTATCCGTAAGGTGCTATTTACTTGGGCGGTGAACATGGGAGCGAAACTCTCTGTTTGTCACCAAGAAGGTCGTACTCCTTCGTTAATGCTGAAGAAGAGCCATGCGCTAGCAGACAAGCTTGTGTTATCTAAGCTGCGAGCACTGTTAGGCGGCAACATCAACTTCATGCCATGTGGTGGTGCGAAGCTAGATGAAACCATCGGTCGCTTCTTCCATGCTATCGGTATCAACGTAAAACTTGGCTACGGCATGACAGAAACCACAGCAACGGTGTCTTGCTGGGATGACCGCTGCTTTAACCCTGATTCTATCGGTATGTCTATGCCGGGCGCAGAAGTAAAAATTGGTGCTCAGAACGAGATTCTTGTTCGAGGCCCAATGGTGATGCGCGGCTACTACAAGATGCCTGAAGAAACTGCGAAAACATTCGATGAACACGGCTTCTTGAAAACCGGTGACGCGGGTCATTTTGATGAAAATGGTAACCTGTTCATTACTGACCGTATCAAAGAGCTGATGAAAACCTCTGGCGGTAAATACATTGCACCGCAAGTGGTGGAAGGCGCGATTGGTAAAGATCACTTTATCGAACAGATTGCGGTTATCGCTGACACACGTAAATTCGTTTCTGCACTGATTGTTCCTTGTTACGACTCGCTAGAAGAGTACGCGAAAGAACTGAACATCAAGTATCACGACCGTGTTGAGCTTATTAAGCACCACCAAATTGTTGAGATGCTAGAGAAGCGTGTGAATGACCTGCAGCAAGAGCTCGCGAAGTTTGAGCAAGTGAAGAAGTTCAAGCTACTGCCAAAAGCGTTTTCTATGGATGATGGCGAACTGACGCCGACCCAGAAACTGCGTCGTAAGGTTATCAACGATAAGTATCAAGACGAAATCGAAGAAATGTACACTGAAAAGTCGAAAGATAAGTAGTTTTCTACTGAGATAAATTTTCAGTTGTTTAAAAATCCCCCTACGAATGTGATTGCATTTTTAGGGGGATTTTTTGTATCTAGTGACTAAGCACAATGTGCGAAAGCGCACACAGATAAGCTCGTTATTTATCGATAATTAGCGATTCATTTAAATATTAAGTGCTTTTTTTTGTTTCCTTTCTAGTTTTAATGTCTAGTTATCAATCTTGGTTTGGGTTTTATTTGATGTTTTAAGCTAATAGTTGGTTTTTTGGCATGATTGTCGGATAACAGGTGTTAGACCATATGATAATAAAGCGTTAAAGTTGTTTCGTATTACTGTTTGTTGTTATCACGACAAACAGACATAGCCGAAAAAGTGGAAGTATTTCGAATTAGGCTACGAATAAGCCCTAGACTATGAAAAACCAGCCCAACATGTTCACCAAATATGATTGGAAACTGGTGAGGAGAGCAATATGACAACAAAACCTGAAACAGCAATGTTATCCGGCGCTGAGATGGTGGTGCAGTCTCTAATTGAAGAGGGTGTAGAACAAATCTTTGGTTATCCAGGTGGTTCTGTACTTGATATCTACGATGCGCTGCATGCTAAAACTGCTGAAATTAAACACGTATTAGTACGACATGAACAAGCCGCTACCCACATGGCAGATGGCTATACTCGTTCTACCGGTAAACCGGGCGTAGTACTTGTGTGTTCTGGTCCAGGCGCAACCAATACCGTTACAGGTATTGCGACAGCGTACATGGACTCAATCCCAATGATTGTTATTTCTGGTAACGTACCAAATAACCTGATTGGTAACGACGCCTTCCAAGAGTGTGACATTGTCGGTGTATCTCGCCCGATCGTTAAACATAGCTTCCTAGTTAAGAAAGCGGAAGATATCCCTGAAGTCGTTAAAAAAGCCTTCTATATTTCAACGACAGGACGTCCTGGTCCTGTGGTTATCGATCTACCGAAAGATATCCTAAACC from Vibrio pomeroyi encodes the following:
- a CDS encoding efflux RND transporter periplasmic adaptor subunit, with the protein product MKISKKLLFFPALAVGVIGLVAAINLKPDLPTKPAGDRARLVETVSLEKQMIAPLAVGFGKVVPKVEWKAIAEVTGQIVYRHPDLEKGQIIAAGTEVLKIDPLDYELKLVQAEADLKSSQTSLAKLNQEEDNLQQTLKIEKNRLVISNKELQRKQDLRKKGLTSQSDVDLQQQSALSQQKLVLDIQNQIALMPDEKRVAEAVIKVNVSKVKEAQRSLDKTTIILPRAMRIAQVDIEQNQVVNLQQEMFVAHGINVMEVEAQLSIHDMQTLASSFTQFPRDAAGIPNPYQAPIKATIQMNSGSLNLSWPAKVARISETVDENQATAGIILEINQDYSALQPSSATPLVNGMFVKAEIEGLANLSWVVPERALHGDKIYLMDDSQRLQVVNVEVLYRRDNQVVVNGELQAGDKLILNDVLPAIEGMLLKESASNDDGLSVDTEESAS
- a CDS encoding efflux RND transporter permease subunit, producing the protein MIKFFSRHPTAANLLMLGLLIMGLASLSTIKRETFPAYDPPYIMAAIVYPGASPQEVEESLCVRMEDAVDGLANIEETQCEAIEGSARLILKLNEKADIGRMLVDVQTQINSINDFPTEIESPVVQELDWNEPVVDIAITAETSWPELKAYAEDLKRTMKLDYDVSLVEVSGFSDHQYRVELDTQAIRQLGLSVGDIADQIGRQNVKLPSGNVETPDKNFLIRFDERRITPVELESIVVGSAPNGSVIRLRDIAKVTDRFELDEQKVLFDGKPSALLKISKNKEDDALRIKENVTRFVEDQSAIAPDGVTLQMTNDLSSVLWDRLTMMVRNGWQGIVLVFATMWLFFSLRYSFWVAAGLPVAFLGGLFLMANLGLSINIMSLVGLLMAIGIMMDDAIVIAESIASHLDRGQNVDDAVYNGVKKVLPGVLSSFLTTVCIFGSLLFLDGEMGAVLKAVPQVLILVLSLSLIEAFLILPNHLSHSLHKEKNDKPALRFKVVLLEKFENFRNTTLMSMVEKVVTFRYAFMGGVITLLLLSISLIAGGVVKFQPFPELDGDIAEARIILPPGASLSQTERVVNKIVASAERLNAQWSEEVEEGNTLVEHITSQFNANADANESGPHLATVRLDLRGAESRNTVIDDFIDAWREDIGDLADPISLVFKQPTMGPGGRAIEIRAKHDDLSALKSASLDIQEYLNQFDGVHGVLDDMRMGKEEILVKLRPGAETYNVNGQMIASQLRAAFFGQTADEIQIGVENISIEVRLDKEQAGDLQQLANFPIITADGSQIPLATLATLDFQRNYVRIQRIDGLRTISIFGDIDNKKASSSAILAQFQKEEAAKLIQKYPGLRFDFEGEAKDAAKTGASMGKGFLLGLFGVFAILSYQFRSYLEPVVVMLAIPLAFIGVVVGHWLLGHALSMPSMMGFVSLAGIVVNDSILLVQYIRHHVDEGDSVHDSVVKASRERFRAVFLTSMTTAAGLLPLLTETSLQAQVIQPLVISIVFGIFASTLLVLFMIPAAYAILADFGLVKKHEPLSL
- a CDS encoding phosphatase PAP2 family protein: MRTIEPIVRWDVAFSVFCLKNRYSGQHATLSKAVSHTGDGHLYVLIALIALLADSSTGRDFLLVGLTAFAIELPIYWFAKNTLKRRRPAEFSSLLYSHIVPSDKYSLPSGHSAAAFVMATLIGHFYPSLYLFSLFWAIAIAGSRILLGVHFLTDVLIGAALGIACTSLAISFIL
- a CDS encoding MJ1255/VC2487 family glycosyltransferase: MKILYGVQGTGNGHIARARAMAVAFRQQNIDVDFLFSGRDESKYFSMEEFGNYQTRSGLTFYSEQGQVKYGKTFIKNNIWRFLSEINQIDLTPYDLVLNDFEPVTAWAAKRQGVPCIGISHQNAFRYDVPKEGGNWIEHSVIQHFAPTEHSIGLHWYHFEQPILPPIVHTLTGEQQTKAPQDFTLVYLPFEDLEAISELLMKFISHNFVCYHPNVIEQSRVENIEFKPLSHAGFQFDLSQCSGVVANGGFELPSEALTLGKKLLLKPLDGQFEQQSNVATLEALGLAQTMSFLDPAILRGWLNEKQAEVVTYPDVASALVEWVLAGNWSNQDDLRKQLWDKVDFPSYASLT
- the leuO gene encoding transcriptional regulator LeuO, encoding MLEKKDAMSAIASYRMESTLRGVDLNLLTVFDAVMQEQNITRAAHNLGMSQPAVSNAVARLKVMFNDELFMRQGRGIQPTQRARQLFGPIRQALQLVRNELPSSVFSPESSSRLFKLAICSPCDMRFAPKIMSTINEQAPSVKLHMDAEFDRQLSERMRYQEIDFVIDYARFDEQGFSSTEIFQDELVVVASASHPRINGEVTAAELLNEKHAKLSRIHGQRSFSEQAYRDLDCMPFYEGTSLSNVLYVVGQSELVTIAPRWMVEHAANKEQLQILDFPFDNAAISGFLSWHESSEKDKGHIWLRDQLMMICGEVVALN
- a CDS encoding AMP-dependent synthetase/ligase, with protein sequence MANLDFHIVKRLRDQIAQGGNRTALKHKVDNVWQGISWEQFGQQIDTLSLALLAQGLRVQDKIGIYSNNMPQWTVADFASLQARLVTVPIYPTNTAAQSSYIIQNADVKILFVGEQVQFDAAVSLFEECEQLEVVVAMSDDIDLQGHSFAVSWADFMARGVEAQQAELETRLADASMDDLLTLIYTSGTTGQPKGVMLDYTNIGYQLEGHDERLSLSKDDVSLCFLPLSHVFERAWTFYVLYKGATNCYLQDTMQVRDALSDVKPTVMCAVPRFYEKIFSAIHEKVSKAPFIRKVLFTWAVNMGAKLSVCHQEGRTPSLMLKKSHALADKLVLSKLRALLGGNINFMPCGGAKLDETIGRFFHAIGINVKLGYGMTETTATVSCWDDRCFNPDSIGMSMPGAEVKIGAQNEILVRGPMVMRGYYKMPEETAKTFDEHGFLKTGDAGHFDENGNLFITDRIKELMKTSGGKYIAPQVVEGAIGKDHFIEQIAVIADTRKFVSALIVPCYDSLEEYAKELNIKYHDRVELIKHHQIVEMLEKRVNDLQQELAKFEQVKKFKLLPKAFSMDDGELTPTQKLRRKVINDKYQDEIEEMYTEKSKDK